From the genome of Novosphingobium sp. P6W:
GGCGTGAAGGACCTGCCGATCGTCAGCCCGCACGGCCATACCGACCCTTCCTGGTTCGCCTATGACGAGCCCTTTACCGACCCCGCCTCGCTGCTGATCGTGCCGGATCACTACGTGTTCCGCATGCTCTATTCGCAAGGCGTGGCGCTGGAATCGCTGGGCGTGCCAAGCGTCGACGGCAGCCCGGTGGAGCAGGACCCGCGCAAAATCTGGAAAATCTTCGCCAATCACTACCACCTGTTCCGGGGCACCCCATCCCGCATGTGGCTGGACTGGGTCTTTGCCGAAGTCTTCGGCCTCGACGTCCTGCTCGACGAGACGACGGCGGACCATTATTACGAGGTGATCGACGCCGCGTTGAAAACCGACGCCTTCCGCCCGCGAGCGCTGTTCGAGCGCTTCAATATCGAGGCGATCGCCACCACCGAAGGCCCGCTCGACCCGCTCGCCCATCACCGCGCGATCCGCGAGAGTGACTGGAACGGCCGCGTCGTCACTGCCTATCGCCCCGATCCGGTCGTCGACCCCGAAACGCCGGGCTTTGCGGAAAAGGTCGCAAAATTCGGCGCCATGGCCGGCGAGGACGTCTCAACTTATGCGGGCTATCTCGCCGCGCACCGCTTCCACCGCGCCCGCTTCCGCGAGGCCGGGGCGACCTCGACCGACCACGGCCACCCGAGCGCCCTGACTGCCGATCTTTCGGACGAGGACTGCGAGGCCCTCTACCGCCGCGTGCTTTCCGGCGCGAGCAAGCAGGACGCCGAGCTGTTCCGGGCCCAGCTCCTCACCGAAATGGCGGGAATGAGCGTGGAGGACGGCATGGTCATGCAGCTTCACCCGGCCGTCCACCGCAGCCACAACAAGGCCGTGCTCGACCGCTTCGGGCGCGACAAGGGCGGCGACATCCCGATGCCGGGCGAATTCGTGCAGGCTCTCAAGCCCCTGCTCGACCGGCATGGCAACGACCCGCGCCTGACTCTGATCCTCTTCACGCTCGATGAAGACGTCTACTCGCGCGAACTGGCGCCGCTTGCCGGGCACTATCCCTCGCTGCGGCTCGGCCCGCCTTGGTGGTTCCACGATTCCCCCGAAGGCATGCGCCGCTTCCGCGAACGCGCAACCGAAACCGGCGGTTTCTACAACACCGTCGGCTTCAACGACGATACCCGCGCCTTCCTCTCTATCCCGGCGCGGCACGACGTGGCCCGCCGCATGGACTGCGCGTGGCTGGCGCAACTCGTGGCCGAACACCGGCTGCCCGAAGACGAGGCGCATGAGGTTGCCCGGGCGCTCGCCTACGATCTCGTCAAGGCGGCGTACAAGCTGTGAGGCTTTCCGCAAAAACACTCGGCGAGGTTCCGGCCTCGGTCGCCCGTCCGACCTATGACCGCGCGGCGGTCAAGCCAGGTGTGGTCCACCTTGGCATCGGTGCCTTCCACCGCGCGCACCAGGCAGCCGTGTTCGAGGCCGCGCTCGCCTCGGGCGACTTGCGCTGGGGCGTGGTCGGCGTGTCGCTGCGTTCGGCTTCGGTGCGGGAGCAGATGGCACCGCAGGACGGCCTCTACACTCTGTTGGTGCGCGACGGCGAGCGGCAGGTCCAGCAGATCATGGGCGCGGTGCAGCATGTGCTTGTTGCCCCGGAAGACCGGGAGGCGGTGATCGCCGTCTTGGCTTCGCCCGATACGCATCTGGTAACCCTGACGATCACCGAGAAGGGTTATTGCCTTGACCGCAAGACCGGCCGGATCATGGCCGACGACGCGGACGTCGCCGCCGATCTCGCCGAGCCGGAGCGTCCGCGCACGGCGGCGGGCTTCCTCGTCGCGGCGCTGGCGCGGCGGCGCGAGGCAGGTCTGGCCCCGCTCTCGATCCTCTCCTGCGACAACCTGCCGCACAATGGCGCGCTGCTGAAAGGCGCGGTCCTCGCCATGGCGGAGGTGCGCGATCCGACGCTCGCCGCATGGATCGCCAAGACCTGCACCTTCCCCGCCACCATGGTCGACCGCATCGTTCCGGCCACCACCGACGGAGACATCGCAGATCTCTCCGCCCTGATCGGGCTGGAAGACCGGGCCATGGTCAAGGCCGAACCCTTCCTGCAATGGGTGATCGAGGATAGCTTCGCGGGCGAGCGCCCGGACTTCGCCGCGCTCGGCGTCCAGCTCACTGATGCCGTCGCCCCGTGGGAGGAAGCCAAGCTGCGCCTGCTCAACGGCGCACACTCTGCCATCGCCTATCTCGGCGGGCTGGCGGGCGACCGGTTCGTGCACGAATTCGTCGGCACCGCGCAGGGCCTGCTTTTTGTCGAGCGGTTGTGGGATGAAGTGGTGCCCACGCTGAACCCGCCCGCCGGGCTCGATGTACTCGCCTATCGCAAGGAACTGATGGCGCGTTTTGCCAATAGCGCGCTCCAGCACCGTACCCGCCAGATCGCCATGGACGGTTCACAAAAGCTGCCACAGCGCCTGCTGGCGCCGCTGAGCGCAGTACGGGACAAGGGTGGTTCCTTCGCCGCCATTGCGCTGGCCATTGCGGCCTGGGTACGCTGGCAGGCGGGCACGGCCGACACGGGCGAACGCCTGGCCATCGACGATCCCGCCGCACAGTCGCTCGCCGACGCCCTGCGCGATGCGGCCACTCCGCGCGCGCGCGCGGCGGCAGCGCTGGCCGTGCTTGGCCCCGTCCCCGATGAAGCCGCGCTCGACGCCGTGGCCGCGCATCTGGGCCATCTCGAAACGTCCGGCGTGCGCGCCGTGCTTACCGCATTTCTCGGAGAGAACGCATGACCTTGCGCACTACCCTCACGGCGGTTTCGGCCCTCACTACGAGCCTCTGCCTCACCGCGCCCGCGCTTGCCGACCCACCGCGCCTGGAAACCAAGGGCGATACGCAGCAGCTTATCGTCAATGGCAAACCGATGTTGATGATCGCCGGCGAACTCAGCAATTCCGCCTCCTCCAGCGCCGCCTACATGGAACCGCATTGGAAGCGGCTGAAGGACATGAACCTCGATACAGTGCTCACGCCGGTTTCGTGGGAACTTATTGAGCCGACTGAAGGCACATTTGACTGGTCCTCGGTAGACTCCCAGATCAAGGCAGCGCGCGCGAACGACCTCAAGCTGGTGGTCCTGTGGTTCGCTGCGTGGAAAAACTCCATGTCCACTTATGTCCCGGCCTGGGTGAAGCGCGACCAGCAGCGCTTCCCGCGCGCGCAGCTTCCCAACGGACAGGGCGTGGAGATCCTATCGACCTTCAGCGCTGACACGCTCAAGGCGGATCAACGTGCCTATGCCGCGCTCATGGCGCATCTCAAGGCGGTGGATTCGAAGGATAACACCGTCGTCATGGTGCAGGTCGAGAACGAGATCGGCATGTTGCCGGTCGCGCGGGACTATAGCGCCGCCGCCAATGCCGCCTATCGCGAGCCGGTTCCGGCCGAACTGGTGAACTATCTCGTCGCGCACAAGGATGCGCTCGTGCCGGGCATGCGCCGGATGTGGCTGGAGCGCGGCGCGCGCACCAGCGGTTCGTGGGACGACCTTTTCGGCGGCGGCGATGCCTCGGCGGAAGTCTTTGCGGCTTGGCACTACGCCCGCTTCGCAGACCAGCTCGCGGCAGCGGGCAAGGCCGCCTATCCGATCCCGATGTATGTCAACGTCGCGCTCAACCGCCCAGGCCGTATTCCCGGCGAGTATCCCAGCGGCGGCCCGCTGCCGCACCTCTTGGACGTGT
Proteins encoded in this window:
- the uxaC gene encoding glucuronate isomerase gives rise to the protein MTRPLVLHPDRLFPADPGTRAIARALYAGVKDLPIVSPHGHTDPSWFAYDEPFTDPASLLIVPDHYVFRMLYSQGVALESLGVPSVDGSPVEQDPRKIWKIFANHYHLFRGTPSRMWLDWVFAEVFGLDVLLDETTADHYYEVIDAALKTDAFRPRALFERFNIEAIATTEGPLDPLAHHRAIRESDWNGRVVTAYRPDPVVDPETPGFAEKVAKFGAMAGEDVSTYAGYLAAHRFHRARFREAGATSTDHGHPSALTADLSDEDCEALYRRVLSGASKQDAELFRAQLLTEMAGMSVEDGMVMQLHPAVHRSHNKAVLDRFGRDKGGDIPMPGEFVQALKPLLDRHGNDPRLTLILFTLDEDVYSRELAPLAGHYPSLRLGPPWWFHDSPEGMRRFRERATETGGFYNTVGFNDDTRAFLSIPARHDVARRMDCAWLAQLVAEHRLPEDEAHEVARALAYDLVKAAYKL
- a CDS encoding mannitol dehydrogenase family protein codes for the protein MRLSAKTLGEVPASVARPTYDRAAVKPGVVHLGIGAFHRAHQAAVFEAALASGDLRWGVVGVSLRSASVREQMAPQDGLYTLLVRDGERQVQQIMGAVQHVLVAPEDREAVIAVLASPDTHLVTLTITEKGYCLDRKTGRIMADDADVAADLAEPERPRTAAGFLVAALARRREAGLAPLSILSCDNLPHNGALLKGAVLAMAEVRDPTLAAWIAKTCTFPATMVDRIVPATTDGDIADLSALIGLEDRAMVKAEPFLQWVIEDSFAGERPDFAALGVQLTDAVAPWEEAKLRLLNGAHSAIAYLGGLAGDRFVHEFVGTAQGLLFVERLWDEVVPTLNPPAGLDVLAYRKELMARFANSALQHRTRQIAMDGSQKLPQRLLAPLSAVRDKGGSFAAIALAIAAWVRWQAGTADTGERLAIDDPAAQSLADALRDAATPRARAAAALAVLGPVPDEAALDAVAAHLGHLETSGVRAVLTAFLGENA
- a CDS encoding DUF5597 domain-containing protein, whose translation is MTLRTTLTAVSALTTSLCLTAPALADPPRLETKGDTQQLIVNGKPMLMIAGELSNSASSSAAYMEPHWKRLKDMNLDTVLTPVSWELIEPTEGTFDWSSVDSQIKAARANDLKLVVLWFAAWKNSMSTYVPAWVKRDQQRFPRAQLPNGQGVEILSTFSADTLKADQRAYAALMAHLKAVDSKDNTVVMVQVENEIGMLPVARDYSAAANAAYREPVPAELVNYLVAHKDALVPGMRRMWLERGARTSGSWDDLFGGGDASAEVFAAWHYARFADQLAAAGKAAYPIPMYVNVALNRPGRIPGEYPSGGPLPHLLDVWKAGGPHLDFLAPDIYFPNFVDIVNGYKRPDNVLFIPEAHNASNPVAAANAFYAIGQLDAIGFGPFSIDSVDEEPGGLKDAYGVLQQLKPYILDAQGTDRMVGFKPRQLYDETLVYEPETRDVGPYRFTIAYADIQKPVANPGADASQPGTTAAIAAAGGMIIQTGPEEYLIAGQGITVTFQPRADASALAGIDSAWEGHYDATGKWVAQRLLNGDQTHQGRHVRLGTGQWQIQRLKLYTYK